The sequence below is a genomic window from Actinomycetota bacterium.
GGCATTCGGCCGGGGAACCATCGACAAGGTCGTCGGCGTCGAGGCGCGCGGCTTCATCGTCGCGTCGCCGGTCGCGTACCACTTCGGCGCCGGGTTCGTCCCGGTGCGCAAGAAGGGGAAGCTACCCTGGGAGACGGTCTCGGAGAACTACGAGCTGGAATACGGCGAGGAGACGCTCGAGATCCACAGCGACGGCATCGCCCCCGGCGAGCGGGTCGCCATCGTGGACGACGTCTTGGCGACCGGCGGGACCGCGTTGGCTACGGCGCGGCTGGTGGAACGGCTGGGTGGAAAGGTTCAGGGCATGGCGTTCTTGATCGAGCTGGGCTTCCTGAACGGTCGGGAGCGGCTCAAGGGCTACGACGTCTTGTCCCTCCTCACCTATTGAATCCCGATCCCACCGGACGTTGGAGCGCTACAATTTGATCCGTGCGTGCCTATCGGAATCCTGACGGAACCGTTGTCATCCACGTCAAGGATGCGGATGAGCGGCGGGTCGAACGCATCACCACGGCATTACTCGTGCTTTGGTTC
It includes:
- a CDS encoding adenine phosphoribosyltransferase, yielding MTRHAEDILRAKVRDVLDFPKPGIVFKDITPLLGDEVSFSTVIDEIVVAFGRGTIDKVVGVEARGFIVASPVAYHFGAGFVPVRKKGKLPWETVSENYELEYGEETLEIHSDGIAPGERVAIVDDVLATGGTALATARLVERLGGKVQGMAFLIELGFLNGRERLKGYDVLSLLTY